A region of Colletotrichum destructivum chromosome 11, complete sequence DNA encodes the following proteins:
- a CDS encoding Putative glycoside hydrolase family 18, catalytic domain, glycosyl hydrolase family 18 (GH18) active, with protein MFNPPEKSWDEMGSNVYGCIKQLFLLKLENRQLKVVLSIGGASWSSHFATVASSQQSRELFADSSVTLMKDWGFDGIDIDWEFPQSKVEAADYVLLLQAVRRRLDAYAAEHAPSYHFQLSIASSAGSEKYGRLDLKSVSDIVDCFYLMGYDYSGSWSTVTGHQANLHPSTSAPESTPFSTGNAVTDYIAAGVPSHKIILGMPLYGRSFDNTNGFGHPFSGVGGGSWEAGAWDYKALPLPGAKEVYDGSVGAVYSWDHVARELISYDSPSSVRDKVAFIKAKGLGGTMFWEASADRTGNASLIETSYDCLAKDSGVGSRENLVNYADSRYNNLAGGMVTG; from the exons ATGTTCAACCCTCCGGAGAAGT CatgggatgagatgggtAGCAACGTCTACGGCTGCATCAAGCAGCTTTTTCTTTTGAAACTAGAAAACCGTCAACTTAAGGTCGTGTTGAGCATTGGGGGAGCATCCTGGTCGAGCCACTTCGCAACTGTTGCTAGCTCTCAACAGAGTCGAGAGCTCTTTGCTGATTCATCCGTGACTTTGATGAAGGACTGGGGATTTGACGGCATCGATATAGACTGGGAGTTTCCTCAGAGCAAAGTAGAAGCCGCGGATTATGTTCTCTTGCTCCAAGCGGTACGACGCCGCCTTGACGCATATGCTGCAGAGCATGCTCCTTCCTACCACTTCCAGCTCAGCATTGCATCGTCAGCAGGAAGCGAAAAATACGGAAGGCTTGACCTCAAATCTGTATCAGATATAGTGGACTGTTTTTATTTAATGGGGTACGATTATTCTGGGTCTTGGAGTACCGTCACTGGCCACCAGGCGAATCTTCATCCTAGCACCTCAGCTCCGGAGTCGACGCCTTTTTCGACAGGGAACGCAGTAACGGACTACATAGCCGCTGGTGTTCCGAGTCACAAGATCATATTGGGCATGCCACTGTATGGCCGAAGCTTCGATAACACCAACGGTTTCGGTCATCCATTTTCAGGGGTGGGAGGCGGGTCATGGGAAGCTGGAGCGTGGGACTACAAAGCTTTGCCATTACCCGGGGCCAAGGAGGTTTACGATGGGTCGGTGGGAGCAGTATACAGTTGGGACCACGTTGCCCGTGAGCTGATTAGTTACGACAGTCCATCATCGGTACGAGACAAAGTTGCCTTCATCAAAGCAAAGGGCTTGGGTGGGACAATGTTTTGGGAAGCCAGTGCAGACAGGACGGGTAACGCTAGCCTGATTGAAACGAGCTATGACTGTCTCGCTAAGGACAGTGGCGTCGGCTCACGTGAAAACCTAGTAAATTACGCGGACAGTCGATATAACAATCTTGCAGGCGGAATGGTAACCGGCTGA